Sequence from the Bacillota bacterium genome:
GTGCAAACCGAACCCCTTTGCGGCTTAGCCCGGTGACGCCAGAATTGAAAGGATCATGGTACGAGGATGTGACGTTCGTCGTGAGCCCAAAGGGCCTGCCGTCGTACCAGAAGACCGATAACAGTGAAACCGTCATCTACGGCGCCGGCGGCTGGGAGGTTGACGCCAAGAGCCGCACCCTCGTGAACAGAGTCGAAATGGATCGCTCGCCCTTCGTTGTCCATGGCTCGTTTGGGCGGTAATCGAACCGGATTGGACTTGACCCGCTTTCGTGGACAACCCTACACTTGTGATGTAGGGAAGTCCAGGAAGGGTGGGGTCAATGCCAAGAAGCCATCCCCCGTATCCCGCTGAGTTCCGGGCCCAGGCTGTTGAGCTGATACGAACGAGCGGCAAGTCGATCATCGAGGTAGCGAGGGAACTGGGGGTCTCCGGGGAAGGGCTGCGTCGGTGGGTGCGCCAGGCGGAGGCGGACGCCGGCCGTGGCCGGCCGGGCGATCTGACCACCGACGAGAAGGCCGAACTGCAGCGACTGCGGCGGGAGAACAGGGTCCTACGTGAAGAGCGTGAGATCCTAAAAAAAGCCGCGACCTTCTTCGTAAAGGAGAGCGAGACCCGGTGAGCCGGTATCGGTTCATCGAGGTGGAGAAGGCGAACCACGCGGTTTCGCTCATGTGCCGGGTGCTGACGGTCTCACGGGCCGGGTATTACGCCTGGCGGAAGCGCGGCCCCTCACAGAGGGCCCAGGGGGACACGGCCTTGGTGGAGCGCATCCGCTCCATCCACCGGGCCAGCCGAGGGACCTACGGGTCGCCCAGGGTGCGCGCCAAGCTTGTCCTGGAAGGCGTGGCCACCTCGCGAAAGCGTGTTGCCCGGCTGGTGCGGGAGAGCGGCCTTGCCGGCGTCCGTCGGCCACGGCGCCGGGTACGGACGACGGTCGTCAACCCCGCCGCGCCGGTCGCCCCCAACCTGGTGGCCCAGAACTTCGTGGCCGAGGCTCCGAATCGGCTCTGGTTTGGGGATATCACCTATGTACGGACCCAGGAGGGCTGGCTGTACCTGGCGACGCTCATGAACTGCTACGCGCGGCGCATCGTGGGCTGGTCGATGGCCGACCGCCTGCGGACGGAACTGGCTCTGAGCGCCCTGGACATGGCCATCCGGCGTCGCCGCCCACGGCCGGGCGAACTGGTCCACCGCACTGACCGCGGCTGCCAGTACACCTCGACGGCCTACCAGGCGGCCCTGACCGGTGCCGGGATCACCGCCTCGATGAGCCGGAAGGGCGAATGCCTCGACAACGCGGTGGCGGAGAGCTTCTTCGCGACGCTCAAGGCAGAGCTGACTGAGGGGCGGACCTGGCGGACCCGGGCCGAGGCAGCCCAAGTCATCTTCGAATGGATCGAGGTTTTCTACAACCGTCAGAGGCTACATTCCGGCCTCGGCTACTTGTCCCCCACGGGATACGAAGAACGGGTTCGAGCTGAGAAGGTAGCGTGAGAAGAACCAAGTCGAAACCTGTCTACGAAACCGGGGCAAGATCAAGTACTGGTCTTCCAGAACAATAGATTGGACTGCTTGAGGCTACTCCACGTTGACTGCGTGACATAGGATGGCATCTTGGACCATACGCCAATGACGTCTGACTCTGGATACGGCATGGCGTACCCCATTTCGCGAAGAACGTTGAGGGCGAATCCAGGGCAGTCCGATCCATACCCCGGTTCCCGCGATACCCCGGATGGGGTATACGGCTGGATCCCGTTCCATGTGCGCGCGTGCCTTATGTAGGCCAACCAATCCGAGTTGAACTTAACCGTGCCGATGCTCACGTATTGTGTGTAGGCGGTGTTGGATTCAGGAACGATCTTAAATAGAAGGTTCCCCTCTGAATCAACTGACTGTTGTTACTGCCACCATCCCAAGACACCGTTTGCCAAACACCGGACGGTACCCAAACATGGGACAAGAGCGTTTTCACCGTTTCCGCATGATAAGTGACCCTCTCTGTGCTTCCGTAGACGCTGGTATAAGTGACGGTTTGGTCGTGAAACTGGTTGACTATGTATACTGAGGCGTATTGAGCTGTGTTAAAAAGAGAGGGTCGTTGTTTGTGTCGACGGGTTGAATGGATTGGGCGTCGGCCCAGATACCGACATGGCCGAGGCTTGGGTCGCTGGTAGAAATAGCCAAACCGCCACAACTAATGCCGCTATTAACAGCAAGCGCTTCACCCAACATTCCTCCTTTTAAAGACAGAATCTAATAGCAATTCAGATGTTACACAAGAAATACGAAAGTCCTATCAGGAATAGACAATTAAGAAAGGAAAACCCATCTACGGGATTCGTAAGTTGTCGACAACAGCCGACGAGGCTAAACCCCCTGATATGGAAGGGCCATGTCAAGCCCCTCGCTATCATCGTTGACCCGCCGGTAGTCGCCCGTCTCGATGGCCCTGGCCTTATCTTCGGACGGGGACACCCAGGCGTAGACCAAGATGACGACGAGGGCCGCGGCCATGATGATCTGGAGGGTCAGGCTGGACAGTGCTTCGCTGATCAGACCGGAGGTCGTCGAGAGGAGCATGTTCCGCTTCCAGTCACCGCGTCGGGACTTGCCCCGTCCGGCCACGACAGCCCCCACAGCGGCGGGAAGAGGACCGCGAAGGCAACGCCGAACAGCACCACCGGCAGGCCGGTAGCCAACCAGAAACCGGTCGACAGGGAAATGCCCCCGAGCACCTCGCCGACGGCCCGC
This genomic interval carries:
- a CDS encoding IS3 family transposase (programmed frameshift), which translates into the protein MPRSHPPYPAEFRAQAVELIRTSGKSIIEVARELGVSGEGLRRWVRQAEADAGRGRPGDLTTDEKAELQRLRRENRVLREEREIPKKSRDLLRKGERDPVSRYRFIEVEKANHAVSLMCRVLTVSRAGYYAWRKRGPSQRAQGDTALVERIRSIHRASRGTYGSPRVRAKLVLEGVATSRKRVARLVRESGLAGVRRPRRRVRTTVVNPAAPVAPNLVAQNFVAEAPNRLWFGDITYVRTQEGWLYLATLMNCYARRIVGWSMADRLRTELALSALDMAIRRRRPRPGELVHRTDRGCQYTSTAYQAALTGAGITASMSRKGECLDNAVAESFFATLKAELTEGRTWRTRAEAAQVIFEWIEVFYNRQRLHSGLGYLSPTGYEERVRAEKVA